Proteins encoded by one window of Rhodamnia argentea isolate NSW1041297 chromosome 6, ASM2092103v1, whole genome shotgun sequence:
- the LOC115748457 gene encoding uncharacterized protein LOC115748457 isoform X1, translating into MVCPVGSGKMAVLARVLAGGSFSNTAEKEVSHQKLLAQHIFKEFREADEANLLDEEDMHVYGLKPMADQLHLVCCNACKKPIKASQYMAHADICRFLNSTQEAIAVPNGTGRGKRPPRKERKKSTTPKQGFTVGEQGNYEFVKDTITVASQFRYNGNQQSSSLCLEVKENSASQVVPRSKDDPGVIPRNADESASQMRPPVKRSRLIAGEHMSETDDQETDSGITRSRDFLKESLPEQETKNGCAIGYKNPLQICTYSQLTQGTPLPLASKIYYSQRNNRLRSAISHLYYMTSTDGLLDELELRDAQPSPLLQEPEPVLSKSSSLCSDISAVSLPPSQVSNYLSADNSLRPQDAPIQLMKSRTFPNGYSFAGDPGKPLSIQQPDGSVSVS; encoded by the exons ATGGTTTGCCCAGTTGGGAGTGGGAAAATGGCTGTTTTGGCTCGGGTTCTTGCGGGAGGCAGTTTCTCCAACACAGCAG AAAAGGAAGTTAGCCATCAGAAATTATTGGCTCAGCACATTTTTAAGGAATTTCGTGAGGCTGATGAAGCAAATTTGCTCGATGAGGAAG ACATGCATGTATATGGTTTGAAGCCTATGGCTGATCAACTGCATTTG GTATGTTGCAATGCATGTAAGAAGCCAATCAAGGCCAGTCAATATATGGCTCATGCAG atatcTGTAGGTTCTTGAATTCTACACAAGAAGCTATTGCGGTGCCTAATGGCACTGGAAGGGGCAAAAGACCACCtaggaaggagagaaaaaagtCCACCACTCCCa AGCAGGGATTTACTGTTGGAGAGCAAGGAAATTATGAATTTGTGAAGGATACCATCACTGTTGCATCACAGTTTCGTTACAATGGAAACCAGCAATCATCTTCTTTGTGTTTGGAGGTCAAAG AAAATTCAGCTAGTCAAGTTGTTCCAAGAAGTAAAGATGATCCAGGAGTTATCCCTAGAAATGCTGATGAGTCAGCAAGTCAAATGCGTCCTCCTGTGAAACGCTCTAGATT GATAGCAGGGGAGCATATGTCTGAAACAGATGATCAAGAAACAGATTCTGGTATCACTAGAA GTAGGGATTTCCTAAAAGAATCACTTCCGGAACAAGAAACAAAGAATGGTTGTGCTATCGGCTATAAGAATCCCTTGCAAATTTGTACATATAGCCAATTGACACAAG GTACTCCTTTGCCCCTTGCTAGCAAAATATATTACTCTCAGAGAAACAATCGTCTCCGATCAGCTATCAGCCATCTTTATTACATGACATCTACTGATGGGCTTCTTGATGAATTG GAATTGAGAGATGCACAGCCATCGCCTTTACTGCAAGAACCTGAACCGGTTCTTTCGAAAAGTTCGTCATTATGTTCAGATATCTCTGCAGTATCTTTGCCACCATCACAAGTATCAAATTATCTATCCGCTGATAATTCTTTGAGGCCTCAGGATGCTCCAATTCAGTTAATGAAAAGCAGAACGTTTCCCAATGGTTATTCTTTTGCTGGTGACCCAG GCAAACCGCTGAGCATACAGCAGCCAGATGGAAGTGTTTCAGTTTCATAG
- the LOC115748457 gene encoding uncharacterized protein LOC115748457 isoform X4 — MVCPVGSGKMAVLARVLAGGSFSNTAEKEVSHQKLLAQHIFKEFREADEANLLDEEDMHVYGLKPMADQLHLVCCNACKKPIKASQYMAHADICRFLNSTQEAIAVPNGTGRGKRPPRKERKKSTTPKNSASQVVPRSKDDPGVIPRNADESASQMRPPVKRSRLIAGEHMSETDDQETDSGITRSRDFLKESLPEQETKNGCAIGYKNPLQICTYSQLTQGTPLPLASKIYYSQRNNRLRSAISHLYYMTSTDGLLDELELRDAQPSPLLQEPEPVLSKSSSLCSDISAVSLPPSQVSNYLSADNSLRPQDAPIQLMKSRTFPNGYSFAGDPGKPLSIQQPDGSVSVS, encoded by the exons ATGGTTTGCCCAGTTGGGAGTGGGAAAATGGCTGTTTTGGCTCGGGTTCTTGCGGGAGGCAGTTTCTCCAACACAGCAG AAAAGGAAGTTAGCCATCAGAAATTATTGGCTCAGCACATTTTTAAGGAATTTCGTGAGGCTGATGAAGCAAATTTGCTCGATGAGGAAG ACATGCATGTATATGGTTTGAAGCCTATGGCTGATCAACTGCATTTG GTATGTTGCAATGCATGTAAGAAGCCAATCAAGGCCAGTCAATATATGGCTCATGCAG atatcTGTAGGTTCTTGAATTCTACACAAGAAGCTATTGCGGTGCCTAATGGCACTGGAAGGGGCAAAAGACCACCtaggaaggagagaaaaaagtCCACCACTCCCa AAAATTCAGCTAGTCAAGTTGTTCCAAGAAGTAAAGATGATCCAGGAGTTATCCCTAGAAATGCTGATGAGTCAGCAAGTCAAATGCGTCCTCCTGTGAAACGCTCTAGATT GATAGCAGGGGAGCATATGTCTGAAACAGATGATCAAGAAACAGATTCTGGTATCACTAGAA GTAGGGATTTCCTAAAAGAATCACTTCCGGAACAAGAAACAAAGAATGGTTGTGCTATCGGCTATAAGAATCCCTTGCAAATTTGTACATATAGCCAATTGACACAAG GTACTCCTTTGCCCCTTGCTAGCAAAATATATTACTCTCAGAGAAACAATCGTCTCCGATCAGCTATCAGCCATCTTTATTACATGACATCTACTGATGGGCTTCTTGATGAATTG GAATTGAGAGATGCACAGCCATCGCCTTTACTGCAAGAACCTGAACCGGTTCTTTCGAAAAGTTCGTCATTATGTTCAGATATCTCTGCAGTATCTTTGCCACCATCACAAGTATCAAATTATCTATCCGCTGATAATTCTTTGAGGCCTCAGGATGCTCCAATTCAGTTAATGAAAAGCAGAACGTTTCCCAATGGTTATTCTTTTGCTGGTGACCCAG GCAAACCGCTGAGCATACAGCAGCCAGATGGAAGTGTTTCAGTTTCATAG
- the LOC115748457 gene encoding uncharacterized protein LOC115748457 isoform X3, translating to MVCPVGSGKMAVLARVLAGGSFSNTAEKEVSHQKLLAQHIFKEFREADEANLLDEEDMHVYGLKPMADQLHLVCCNACKKPIKASQYMAHADICRFLNSTQEAIAVPNGTGRGKRPPRKERKKSTTPKQGFTVGEQGNYEFVKDTITVASQFRYNGNQQSSSLCLEVKENSASQVVPRSKDDPGVIPRNADESASQMRPPVKRSRLIAGEHMSETDDQETGRDFLKESLPEQETKNGCAIGYKNPLQICTYSQLTQGTPLPLASKIYYSQRNNRLRSAISHLYYMTSTDGLLDELELRDAQPSPLLQEPEPVLSKSSSLCSDISAVSLPPSQVSNYLSADNSLRPQDAPIQLMKSRTFPNGYSFAGDPGKPLSIQQPDGSVSVS from the exons ATGGTTTGCCCAGTTGGGAGTGGGAAAATGGCTGTTTTGGCTCGGGTTCTTGCGGGAGGCAGTTTCTCCAACACAGCAG AAAAGGAAGTTAGCCATCAGAAATTATTGGCTCAGCACATTTTTAAGGAATTTCGTGAGGCTGATGAAGCAAATTTGCTCGATGAGGAAG ACATGCATGTATATGGTTTGAAGCCTATGGCTGATCAACTGCATTTG GTATGTTGCAATGCATGTAAGAAGCCAATCAAGGCCAGTCAATATATGGCTCATGCAG atatcTGTAGGTTCTTGAATTCTACACAAGAAGCTATTGCGGTGCCTAATGGCACTGGAAGGGGCAAAAGACCACCtaggaaggagagaaaaaagtCCACCACTCCCa AGCAGGGATTTACTGTTGGAGAGCAAGGAAATTATGAATTTGTGAAGGATACCATCACTGTTGCATCACAGTTTCGTTACAATGGAAACCAGCAATCATCTTCTTTGTGTTTGGAGGTCAAAG AAAATTCAGCTAGTCAAGTTGTTCCAAGAAGTAAAGATGATCCAGGAGTTATCCCTAGAAATGCTGATGAGTCAGCAAGTCAAATGCGTCCTCCTGTGAAACGCTCTAGATT GATAGCAGGGGAGCATATGTCTGAAACAGATGATCAAGAAACAG GTAGGGATTTCCTAAAAGAATCACTTCCGGAACAAGAAACAAAGAATGGTTGTGCTATCGGCTATAAGAATCCCTTGCAAATTTGTACATATAGCCAATTGACACAAG GTACTCCTTTGCCCCTTGCTAGCAAAATATATTACTCTCAGAGAAACAATCGTCTCCGATCAGCTATCAGCCATCTTTATTACATGACATCTACTGATGGGCTTCTTGATGAATTG GAATTGAGAGATGCACAGCCATCGCCTTTACTGCAAGAACCTGAACCGGTTCTTTCGAAAAGTTCGTCATTATGTTCAGATATCTCTGCAGTATCTTTGCCACCATCACAAGTATCAAATTATCTATCCGCTGATAATTCTTTGAGGCCTCAGGATGCTCCAATTCAGTTAATGAAAAGCAGAACGTTTCCCAATGGTTATTCTTTTGCTGGTGACCCAG GCAAACCGCTGAGCATACAGCAGCCAGATGGAAGTGTTTCAGTTTCATAG
- the LOC115748457 gene encoding uncharacterized protein LOC115748457 isoform X2, whose translation MVCPVGSGKMAVLARVLAGGSFSNTAEKEVSHQKLLAQHIFKEFREADEANLLDEEDMHVYGLKPMADQLHLVCCNACKKPIKASQYMAHADICRFLNSTQEAIAVPNGTGRGKRPPRKERKKSTTPKQGFTVGEQGNYEFVKDTITVASQFRYNGNQQSSSLCLEVKENSASQVVPRSKDDPGVIPRNADESASQMRPPVKRSRLIAGEHMSETDDQETDSGRDFLKESLPEQETKNGCAIGYKNPLQICTYSQLTQGTPLPLASKIYYSQRNNRLRSAISHLYYMTSTDGLLDELELRDAQPSPLLQEPEPVLSKSSSLCSDISAVSLPPSQVSNYLSADNSLRPQDAPIQLMKSRTFPNGYSFAGDPGKPLSIQQPDGSVSVS comes from the exons ATGGTTTGCCCAGTTGGGAGTGGGAAAATGGCTGTTTTGGCTCGGGTTCTTGCGGGAGGCAGTTTCTCCAACACAGCAG AAAAGGAAGTTAGCCATCAGAAATTATTGGCTCAGCACATTTTTAAGGAATTTCGTGAGGCTGATGAAGCAAATTTGCTCGATGAGGAAG ACATGCATGTATATGGTTTGAAGCCTATGGCTGATCAACTGCATTTG GTATGTTGCAATGCATGTAAGAAGCCAATCAAGGCCAGTCAATATATGGCTCATGCAG atatcTGTAGGTTCTTGAATTCTACACAAGAAGCTATTGCGGTGCCTAATGGCACTGGAAGGGGCAAAAGACCACCtaggaaggagagaaaaaagtCCACCACTCCCa AGCAGGGATTTACTGTTGGAGAGCAAGGAAATTATGAATTTGTGAAGGATACCATCACTGTTGCATCACAGTTTCGTTACAATGGAAACCAGCAATCATCTTCTTTGTGTTTGGAGGTCAAAG AAAATTCAGCTAGTCAAGTTGTTCCAAGAAGTAAAGATGATCCAGGAGTTATCCCTAGAAATGCTGATGAGTCAGCAAGTCAAATGCGTCCTCCTGTGAAACGCTCTAGATT GATAGCAGGGGAGCATATGTCTGAAACAGATGATCAAGAAACAGATTCTG GTAGGGATTTCCTAAAAGAATCACTTCCGGAACAAGAAACAAAGAATGGTTGTGCTATCGGCTATAAGAATCCCTTGCAAATTTGTACATATAGCCAATTGACACAAG GTACTCCTTTGCCCCTTGCTAGCAAAATATATTACTCTCAGAGAAACAATCGTCTCCGATCAGCTATCAGCCATCTTTATTACATGACATCTACTGATGGGCTTCTTGATGAATTG GAATTGAGAGATGCACAGCCATCGCCTTTACTGCAAGAACCTGAACCGGTTCTTTCGAAAAGTTCGTCATTATGTTCAGATATCTCTGCAGTATCTTTGCCACCATCACAAGTATCAAATTATCTATCCGCTGATAATTCTTTGAGGCCTCAGGATGCTCCAATTCAGTTAATGAAAAGCAGAACGTTTCCCAATGGTTATTCTTTTGCTGGTGACCCAG GCAAACCGCTGAGCATACAGCAGCCAGATGGAAGTGTTTCAGTTTCATAG